ACATCGAGGCCGCCGTCGAGCGGTTGCGGTCCCACGGCATCAAGAAGCTGCCCGTCGTCGACGACGGCGTCCTGGTCGGCATCGTGACCACGACGGACCTCTCGCACTACATTCCCCAGGCTCGCCCATCCGACGCCGGCGCCGGACCTCCCCACCAGCGCAAGCGGTTCACGCGCCCCGACACCGTCTACGAGGACGACGACTGGACCTTCGAGAGCACGGCGTCGAGGACGGCATCGACGTCGGCGACCACGTCCGCTTCAGCAAGACCCTCACCGAGGAGGACGTCGAGCAGTTCGCCGAGGTCAGCGGCGACACCAACCGCCTCCACGGACGCCGAGTTCGCCGAGGGGACCCGCTTTGGCCGCCGCATCGTCCACGGCACGCTGGTCTCGGGGCTCATCAGCGCCGCGCTCGCCCGCCTGCCGGGGCTCATCATCTACATCTCACAGGAGCCAGCCACCGCGCTCCCGTCGACATCGGCGAGCGTGTCACCGCCCACTGCGAAGTCGTCGAGCGCATCAGGGACGACCGGTTCCGCCTCACGACGGCCGTCGACGGCGCCGACGGCGAGGCCGCCCTCGAGGGCGAGGCCGTCGTCATCTCGGACCCCATCCCCGAGACGCGGTGATCAGAGGCCAAGCAGGACGACGAGTGCGGCGGCGATCCAGACGATCTTCAGGCCGGTGTTCACGACGATGACCTTCGTCCCGAACTCCCGGCCCCAGATGCCGTACTGGAACGGGATGGAGCGCTTGAACGTCGAGACGGCAAAGGAGACGATGCCGCCGACGAGCATCGTCGCGACGGCGGTGCGGGCGGTGAAGGTGCCGTCGGCGATGAGCGGTGCGATGACGGCCGCCCCGAGGTCGTATCCAGTGCGTAGGCGGCGACGACGGGTGCGGCCGCACCGGGCAGGCCGAGCGACCCGGCGAGCGCGTCGGCGGTGGCAGTGACGCTCGCCCCGCCCGGGCCAAGCAGCGCGAGCAGTTCCTCGGAGTAGGCGACCAGCAGCGAGACGACGACGTAGATGGCGACCAGTCGCGGGAGGATGTCCCGGATCCGGTCCAGCGTCTGCCCGTAGGCCTCCCGGACCGCGGCCTCGCGGCTCTCGGGGCCGTCGGTACCCGCATCGGGAGCGTTCCCGTCGTCGGCCCGCCCGCCGTCGGTGCTGGCGTCGAGGTCCGCTGTGCGGCGCGTCGACCCGTCGAGCAAGAGCGCGCCGGCGACGATGCCGGTCAGCGTTATCGCCAGCGCGACCAGCCCCCGTGTCGCGACGTAGAGCACCCCGACCTCGAGGCCGAGGATGGGGATGAGGACCGGCGCGTAGAAGGTCACGATGTGCTGGGCGAAGCCGAAGAAGGTGTTTATCGTCACCGCGACCAGCGTCGCGCGGTCGTCGAGGACGCCCGACTCCCGGAAATCCGCGAGCATGCCGTAGCCCGCGGTGGTCGAGGCCGTCGTGGTCAGGATGGCGGTGCCCACCTCGTCGGGGAGATTCGCCGGGTCGGTGAGGTACCGCGAGACCGCCGCGATGCGCTCGACGAGGCCGAAGGCGACCGCGAGGTTCGCGAGGAAGACCCCCAGCGAGAGAAAGACCACGATGCGAAGCACCCGGTCGGCGACGGTCACGAGGACGTCGGCGAGCGGCGGCGTCGCGAGGACGGGAGCCACGGTCTGCACGGTCGGTAGTGAGGCGGTGACCGGCAAATGTCCGTCGATGGCCGTCCGACCTTAGACGAGCACCCGGACGACGCCAAAGAGCACCAGCACGCCGAGCACGTCGCTGACGTTGGTGACGACCGGGATGACGATGTCGTCGGGATCCAGCTCGAACCGGTAAGCGGCGTAGGCCGTCACCGCCGTGACGACGACCACCAGCGCAGCCAGCACGAGACCACTCGTCGTCGCGACGACGACGACCGTCAGGAATGGGAGCTGGACGGTCCCGAGCAGCGCCTGGAGCGCCCACGCGCCGGCCCCGACCAGCGGGAAGACCGTCAGCGCCAGCGCCACCGTCGCGACGGCGTTGCCCCCGAGCCGGTCGTCCGTGGGGTGAAACGAGACGATGCCGAGGTGGACCGCCGTCGAGAGCCTCGCGGCCAGGATACTTCCGAGGTTGCCCGCCATCCCGATGGTGACGGGGACGAGGACCAGCAGCGTGGGGTACTGCAGCAACACCGACTCGAACGTATCGAGCACGATGCCGCTCCCG
The DNA window shown above is from Haloarcula halobia and carries:
- a CDS encoding magnesium transporter, with amino-acid sequence MRRMLPVLVVLTSIELGSGIVLDTFESVLLQYPTLLVLVPVTIGMAGNLGSILAARLSTAVHLGIVSFHPTDDRLGGNAVATVALALTVFPLVGAGAWALQALLGTVQLPFLTVVVVATTSGLVLAALVVVVTAVTAYAAYRFELDPDDIVIPVVTNVSDVLGVLVLFGVVRVLV